A DNA window from Drosophila pseudoobscura strain MV-25-SWS-2005 chromosome 2, UCI_Dpse_MV25, whole genome shotgun sequence contains the following coding sequences:
- the LOC6896912 gene encoding uncharacterized protein encodes MNLIQNALFLSLFQLIFSKENGSKSMWDEDDDSKKKPILRINHINVYGESGYMKVFTHIHTDRSHFDINVRLKRELGSNFLIFGLKVRVRPEGETIFVTLLQMKRLDLCGFFSDFSGNPMMRYFLKSKMHMSEIISCPVRVGNFSLLNISAYDIYPASLQNGTYKFFVEVVEGTGEIAKVFALQVTTDVIVPSQSAQE; translated from the exons ATGAACCTCATTCAGAACGCATTGTTTTTATCGCTCTTCCAGTTGATATTCTCCAAGGAAAATGGTTCGAAATCAATGtgggatgaggatgatgaCTCGAAAAAG AAACCTATTCTGCGCATCAACCACATCAACGTTTACGGCGAGTCTGGCTATATGAAGGTTTTCACCCACATTCATACGGATCGCTCCCATTTCGATATTAATGTGCGGCTCAAAAGGGAGCTGGGCAGCAATTTCCTGATCTTCGGTTTGAAGGTGCGCGTAAGGCCCGAGGGCGAAACGATCTTCGTCACTCTACTGCAGATGAAGCGCCTGGACCTGTGCGGCTTCTTTTCCGACTTTTCTGGCAATCCCATGATGCGATATTTTCTCAAATCGAAGATGCACATGAGCGAAATCATTTCGTGTCCTGTGCGAGTGGGAAACTTCTCGCTGCTGAATATCAGTGCGTACGATATCTATCCAGCGAGCCTGCAGAACGGAACCTACAAGTTCTTCGTGGAAGTGGTCGAGGGAACTGGCGAGATAGCCAAGGTCTTTGCTCTACAGGTGACCACGGACGTCATAGTACCATCCCAGAGTGCCCAAGAATAA
- the LOC6896913 gene encoding uncharacterized protein: protein MTQKITQHRSAEGEWGKSSQPTTFQVKAIVSIKHIKVFGESSYMKAKVNIHEDRTHFDLNVRLTRELGSNHLVMNVKVRVRPDGRNKFVRLFGLKRINFCGFLSEYNSSPMLRFLFKKTVILSDIIECPIRVGNYTMLNADVAENISPDGVQNGTYKFFAEIVEESGEIAKVFALQVTSIIQIIEQENGV, encoded by the exons ATGACGCAGAAAATTACGCAACACCGCAGCGCCGAAGGCGAGTGGGGAAAGTCGTCTCAGCCGACAACTTTTCAGGTG AAAGCAATAGTGTCCATCAAGCACATTAAGGTGTTCGGCGAATCGAGCTACATGAAGGCCAAGGTTAACATTCACGAGGATCGCACTCACTTCGACCTGAATGTCCGCTTGACGCGTGAGCTGGGCAGCAACCACCTGGTGATGAATGTCAAGGTGCGGGTTCGACCCGATGGCAGGAACAAGTTTGTCCGCTTGTTCGGGCTGAAACGAATCAATTTCTGTGGCTTCCTCAGCGAGTATAATAGCAGCCCGATGCTGCGGTTCTTGTTCAAAAAAACGGTCATACTGAGCGACATCATTGAGTGCCCCATCCGGGTGGGCAACTACACGATGCTGAATGCCGATGTGGCCGAAAATATCTCGCCGGATGGTGTTCAAAACGGCACATACAAGTTCTTCGCTGAAATAGTCGAGGAGAGCGGAGAGATAGCCAAGGTTTTTGCTTTGCAGGTCACCTCGATTATACAGATCATAGAGCAAGAGAATGGCGTGTGA
- the Npc2c gene encoding uncharacterized protein Npc2c, whose product MSNIQKFCLCLMLPLMWTLVTADTPIRQCADSSYPLPLMVQIDECDAVPCDFWKGSEAKIDIQFVATRNYMKKLSAEVRLTSLGVTIPYDLDASRGNVCQNLLHGAYCPLDAGEDVTYELLLPVNTNQPEVPTRLEVRLLDVENDNQVVSCFLTDARIKKPSAL is encoded by the exons ATGTCCAACATTCAGAAGTTTTGTCTATGCCTGATGCTGCCCCTTATGTGGACCCTGGTCACTGCGGATACCCCAATCAGACAAT GTGCGGATAGCAGCTACCCCCTACCGCTAATGGTGCAGATCGATGAGTGCGATGCCGTGCCCTGCGACTTTTGGAAGGGATCCGAGGCCAAGATCGACATCCAGTTTGTTGCCA CCCGAAATTATATGAAGAAGTTGTCGGCCGAAGTGCGTCTCACCTCGCTGGGTGTTACCATACCCTACGATTTGGATGCCAGCCGTGGAAATGTGTGCCAGAATCTCCTGCACGGCGCATACTGTCCCCTGGATGCCGGCGAGGATGTCACCTACGAGCTACTCCTGCCCGTGAACACCAATCAGCCCGAGGTGCCCACCCGCCTGGAGGTCAGACTCCTCGATGTGGAAAATGACAATCAGGTGGTGTCCTGCTTCCTGACCGATGCGCGCATTAAGAAGCCCAGTGCCCTGTAG